The following coding sequences are from one Deltaproteobacteria bacterium CG11_big_fil_rev_8_21_14_0_20_42_23 window:
- the rplK gene encoding 50S ribosomal protein L11 — protein sequence MAKKAVGQIKLQCPAGAANPAPPVGPALGQHGVNIMEFCKQFNAKTQSQAGMIIPVIITVYQDRSFSFILKSPPAAVLLKKAAKIDKGAAIPNKQKVGKVTRAQVEEIAKIKMPDLNTDSLESAMRTVEGTARNMGIEVVG from the coding sequence ATGGCAAAAAAAGCGGTAGGACAGATCAAATTGCAGTGTCCTGCAGGAGCGGCAAATCCTGCTCCACCAGTTGGTCCAGCATTGGGTCAGCATGGTGTGAATATTATGGAGTTTTGCAAACAGTTTAACGCAAAAACACAAAGCCAAGCTGGAATGATTATCCCGGTTATTATTACGGTTTATCAAGACAGATCTTTTAGCTTTATCCTTAAATCACCACCTGCTGCGGTTTTGCTGAAGAAGGCTGCAAAAATTGATAAAGGTGCAGCTATTCCCAACAAGCAAAAAGTGGGCAAGGTGACAAGAGCTCAGGTGGAAGAAATTGCAAAAATTAAAATGCCAGACCTCAATACAGATTCTCTTGAATCTGCCATGAGAACAGTGGAAGGCACTGCTCGCAATATGGGAATTGAAGTCGTTGGTTAA
- a CDS encoding transcription termination/antitermination protein NusG → MSTKHWYVVHTYSGYEQKAKEALLERVRHHNMEDLFEDVLVPTEDVVEVKKGVKRASKRQFFPGYVLIKMVLNDQTWHLVKDTPKITGFVGSSKTPPVVPEQEVLRITNKIKEGTLRPKPKVEFEKGENVRVNSGPFATFTGMVDDVNADKGKLRVLVSIFGRSTPIELDFSEVEKVS, encoded by the coding sequence ATGTCGACAAAACATTGGTACGTAGTTCACACATATTCAGGGTACGAGCAAAAAGCCAAAGAAGCTTTGCTTGAACGCGTTCGTCATCACAACATGGAAGACTTGTTTGAAGATGTACTTGTCCCAACTGAAGATGTGGTTGAAGTGAAAAAAGGCGTAAAAAGAGCTTCGAAGCGCCAATTTTTTCCAGGTTATGTTTTGATTAAGATGGTTTTGAACGATCAAACTTGGCACTTGGTAAAGGACACTCCAAAAATTACCGGTTTTGTCGGAAGCTCTAAAACACCGCCAGTTGTACCCGAGCAAGAGGTGTTGCGTATTACCAACAAAATTAAAGAAGGAACACTACGTCCAAAACCAAAAGTAGAATTTGAAAAAGGTGAAAATGTACGTGTAAACAGTGGACCGTTTGCAACGTTTACGGGAATGGTTGACGACGTCAATGCTGACAAGGGCAAGTTGAGAGTGCTTGTGAGTATTTTTGGACGATCAACTCCGATTGAACTCGATTTTTCAGAAGTAGAAAAAGTTTCATAG